In Drosophila santomea strain STO CAGO 1482 chromosome 2L, Prin_Dsan_1.1, whole genome shotgun sequence, a single window of DNA contains:
- the LOC120458810 gene encoding probable DNA double-strand break repair Rad50 ATPase — translation MGTNVVKLTDRSYMKELRQRIDEDYRKQLLSRIRARELKEVERERMLIIEGKSDVIPDELADDPIFMVNKDANMEIQKERSKLKTAREKNAERLKQQGVKWERERLQHAAKEAELLAKKRERQRQQKLLVEQYRTEDAERGMDLLRIENEDWRECEKSLKEFLEQERAKMKERSLRISQPYSSDPQDIQNIVKARQKFRETELRIRNQLEDKLKDVKLAVTTQQLTELIEDAHRSSGEMIVREPSLEDDDFQGGEVHTKYLDDVTDVSEETVISEDAISLTLAKQQYAEELEAEMEDEFNRGLLISKQQYDQLRFEDEKIVALRNAKDIRELYQLAEEIIVGQIFVEAPEEGEEAVAEEQDLEITSDHEAQEPAKA, via the exons ATGGGCACCAATGTGGTCAAGCTGACGGACCGAAGCTACATGAAGGAGCTGCGGCAACGGATCGACGAGGATTACCGCAAACAGCTGCTGTCCCGCATTCGCGCCCGTGAG TTAAAAGAAGTGGAGCGCGAACGAATGCTGATTATCGAGGGCAAGTCGGACGTAATACCTGACGAGCTGGCCGATGATCCCATTTTCATGGTCAACAAAGATGCCAACATGGAGATCCAAAAGGAGCGCTCCAAG CTAAAGACCGCTCGGGAAAAGAATGCGGAGCGTTTGAAGCAGCAGGGCGTGAAATGGGAGCGGGAACGGCTACAACACGCCGCCAAGGAAGCCGAGCTCTTGGCCAAGAAACGCGAGCGGCAGCGCCAGCAGAAATTGTTGGTGGAGCAGTACAGGACGGAGGATGCGGAGAGGGGAATGGATCTGCTGCG CATCGAAAACGAAGACTGGCGGGAGTGCGAAAAGAGCCTGAAGGAGTTCCTCGAACAGGAGCGTGCCAAAATGAAGGAGCGTTCGCTGCGTATATCCCAGCCCTACTCGTCGGATCCCCAGGACATACAGAATATAGTGAAGGCCAG GCAAAAGTTCCGGGAGACCGAGCTGCGTATTCGCAACCAGCTGGAGGATAAGCTCAAGGATGTGAAACTGGCGGTCACCACGCAGCAATTAACCGAACTCATCGAGGATGCCCATCGATCCAGTGGCGAGATGATTGTGCGGGAACCTTCGCTGGAGGACGATGACTTCCAGGGCGGCGAGGTGCACACCAAGTATCTGGACGATGTCACCGACGTGTCCGAGGAGACGGTGATCAGCGAGGATGCCATCAGCCTGACCCTGGCCAAGCAGCAGTACGCCGAGGAACTGGAGGCCGAGATGGAGGACGAGTTCAATCGAGGCTTGCTCATCTCCAAGCAGCAGTACGACCAGCTGCGCTTCGAGGATGAGAAGATCGTGGCGCTCAGAAATGCCAAG GATATTCGCGAGCTGTATCAACTGGCCGAGGAGATCATCGTGGGCCAGATTTTCGTGGAGGCACCGGAGGAGGgcgaggaggcggtggcggaggAGCAGGACCTCGAGATCACCTCGGACCACGAGGCCCAGGAGCCAGCCAAGGCCTGA